The following proteins are co-located in the Camelina sativa cultivar DH55 chromosome 12, Cs, whole genome shotgun sequence genome:
- the LOC104733483 gene encoding uncharacterized protein LOC104733483: MVATNGFTHVLDLKTYKTTWKIRVKIVHTWKQYTTYAEETIEMILADFQGSIIHATIKKQQFNKHQRLIVFGDWRIIENFQLSRSTGKLRATKHQYKMTIMNSTIISRCDSVSNDFYLDLVSFDNILAEDGLNENILIDVVGHVVLCGEMKTSELNDKPKKRLEVILRDTSDQRLSCTLWGKFADKMWTACHEANEAIVTCLIRCGMINTYNGDRTISNAFDMSLLLINAEDYPAVQDFVIKLPQDDLKITFSERNCDCLKPKHENDD; the protein is encoded by the exons ATGGTTGCGACAAATGGATTCACACATGTTTTGGATCTCAAGACCTACAAGACAACGTGGAAGATCCGAGTCAAGATCGTCCACACATGGAAACAATACACGACATACGCGGAAGAAACTATAGAGATGATTTTGGCTGATTTCCAA GGTTCCATCATTCATGCTACTATTAAGAAGCAGCAATTCAACAAACATCAAAGACTTATTGTTTTTGGTGACTGGCGAATTATTGAGAACTTTCAGCTGTCAAGATCAACAGGGAAGTTACGGGCAACAAAGCATCAATACAAAATGACCATCATGAACTCCACCATCATAAGCCGATGTGATTCTGtttcaaatgatttttatttggatctAGTTTCATTCGATAACATACTCGCTGAAGATGGTTTGAATGAAAACATTCTAATTG ATGTTGTTGGACATGTTGTTTTGTGTGGCGAAATGAAAACCTCAGAGCTTAATGACAAACCCaaaaagagattagaggtcATCCTTCGAGATACAAG TGACCAGCGTTTGTCATGCACCCTTTGGGGGAAGTTTGCTGACAAAATGTGGACAGCATGTCATGAGGCAAATGAGGCAATAGTCACCTGTTTGATCCGCTGTGGAATGATTAACACATACAATG GAGATAGAACAATTTCAAATGCCTTTGATATGTCGTTGCTGCTAATCAATGCCGAAGACTACCCTGCTGTTCAAGATTTTGTAATCAA GCTGCCACAAGATGATTTGAAGATTACTTTCAGTGAAAGGAATTGTGATTGTCTAAAGCCTAAACATGAGAATGATGATTAG
- the LOC104731610 gene encoding uncharacterized protein LOC104731610 isoform X1, with product MESNKEEARRALDIADKKLSKNDYDGAKKIAMKAQELYPRVDGLEQVLKMVDVYLYASNKINGSRAEPDWYGVLGLDPLADDEAVKKRYKKLALLLHPDKNKFNGAEGAFKLVLEAWYLLSDKAKRASYDRKRRRSNQINNHKPEKRHKPNSSYSYESEFKAYGAKPEPERKKPEPEPERKKPEPKPDPKPDPKPEPKTEPKTEPKPEPKSDSSLETTNYGNFWTVCRNNRCKTYWEFKRDCLNKALTCQNCSQWFVATEVIPVAHNGRPVIIMSPCNQPMRKSTFSTSASNNSNGAIRMKRWSDTNPKLDSSSNKKETSIFWTVCNRCKTLCKLLRSNSPNKTLACPYCSENFQATEIIPYIVNGRPVITSSLLPFGKSSSSKNTTSDASSSTSSASSSASAKPNTAYSSEDALKRFFPESREKIAADFAFAAAGGNANVAKSFYKKMTTGNKNSAFETETDDNRKCQVV from the coding sequence ATGGAGTCTAATAAGGAAGAAGCAAGAAGAGCATTGGATATTGCTGATAAGAAACTTTCAAAGAATGATTACGATGGAGCCAAAAAAATCGCTATGAAGGCTCAGGAGTTGTATCCAAGGGTCGACGGTTTGGAACAAGTTTTGAAGATGGTCGATGTTTATCTCTATGCATCAAACAAGATCAACGGATCAAGAGCAGAACCTGACTGGTATGGCGTACTAGGTTTGGATCCGTTAGCTGATGACGAAGCTGTCAAGAAACGTTACAAGAAGTTAGCTCTACTGCTTCATCCGGACAAGAACAAGTTTAATGGTGCTGAAGGCGCGTTTAAGTTGGTTTTAGAAGCTTGGTATCTATTATCTGATAAAGCTAAGAGAGCTTCTTATGATCGAAAGAGGAGgagatcaaaccaaattaataatcataaaccAGAAAAGCGACATAAGCCAAATTCTTCTTATTCGTACGAGTCTGAGTTTAAGGCTTATGGGGCTAAGCCTGAGCCTGAGCGTAAGAAGCCTGAACCTGAGCCTGAGCGTAAGAAGCCTGAGCCTAAACCTGATCCTAAACCTGATCCTAAACCTGAGCCTAAGACTGAGCCTAAGACTGAGCCTAAACCTGAGCCTAAGTCTGATTCTTCATTAGAAACAACGAATTATGGTAACTTTTGGACAGTGTGCAGAAACAACAGATGCAAGACATATTGGGAATTCAAGAGGGATTGTCTTAACAAGGCCTTAACTTGTCAAAACTGCAGTCAGTGGTTTGTTGCGACCGAAGTAATTCCAGTGGCACACAATGGGAGGCCAGTCATCATAATGAGTCCTTGTAATCAGCCAATGCGCAAAAGCACTTTCTCAACTTCAGCATCTAACAATTCAAATGGCGCCATAAGAATGAAAAGATGGTCTGATACTAACCCTAAGCTTGATTCTTCATCGAACAAGAAGGAAACCAGTATCTTTTGGACAGTGTGCAATAGATGTAAGACACTTTGTAAACTTTTGAGGTCTAATTCACCTAACAAGACTTTGGCTTGTCCATACTGCAGTGAGAATTTCCAAGCGACCGAGATAATTCCATACATAGTCAATGGAAGGCCAGTCATCACATCGAGTCTTCTTCCCTTTGGTAAGTCATCAAGCAGCAAAAACACAACTagtgatgcttcttcttctactagcTCAGCATCATCATCTGCTAGCGCAAAGCCAAATACTGCATATTCAAGTGAAGACGCACTGAAAAGATTTTTTCCCGAGTCACGAGAAAAGATCGCTGCTGATTTTGCTTTTGCTGCTGCTGGAGGAAATGCAAACGTTGCAAAGAGTTTTTACAAGAAGATGACAACAGGAAATAAAAACTCTGCTTTTGAAACAGAGACCGATGACAACAGGAAGTGCCAAGTAGTCTAG
- the LOC104731610 gene encoding uncharacterized protein LOC104731610 isoform X2 gives MESNKEEARRALDIADKKLSKNDYDGAKKIAMKAQELYPRVDGLEQVLKMVDVYLYASNKINGSRAEPDWYGVLGLDPLADDEAVKKRYKKLALLLHPDKNKFNGAEGAFKLVLEAWYLLSDKAKRASYDRKRRRSNQINNHKPEKRHKPNSSYSYESEFKAYGAKPEPERKKPEPEPERKKPEPKPDPKPDPKPEPKTEPKTEPKPEPKSDSSLETTNYGNFWTVCRNNRCKTYWEFKRDCLNKALTCQNCSQWFVATEVIPVAHNGRPVIIMSPCNQPMRKSTFSTSASNNSNGAIRMKRCENFQATEIIPYIVNGRPVITSSLLPFGKSSSSKNTTSDASSSTSSASSSASAKPNTAYSSEDALKRFFPESREKIAADFAFAAAGGNANVAKSFYKKMTTGNKNSAFETETDDNRKCQVV, from the exons ATGGAGTCTAATAAGGAAGAAGCAAGAAGAGCATTGGATATTGCTGATAAGAAACTTTCAAAGAATGATTACGATGGAGCCAAAAAAATCGCTATGAAGGCTCAGGAGTTGTATCCAAGGGTCGACGGTTTGGAACAAGTTTTGAAGATGGTCGATGTTTATCTCTATGCATCAAACAAGATCAACGGATCAAGAGCAGAACCTGACTGGTATGGCGTACTAGGTTTGGATCCGTTAGCTGATGACGAAGCTGTCAAGAAACGTTACAAGAAGTTAGCTCTACTGCTTCATCCGGACAAGAACAAGTTTAATGGTGCTGAAGGCGCGTTTAAGTTGGTTTTAGAAGCTTGGTATCTATTATCTGATAAAGCTAAGAGAGCTTCTTATGATCGAAAGAGGAGgagatcaaaccaaattaataatcataaaccAGAAAAGCGACATAAGCCAAATTCTTCTTATTCGTACGAGTCTGAGTTTAAGGCTTATGGGGCTAAGCCTGAGCCTGAGCGTAAGAAGCCTGAACCTGAGCCTGAGCGTAAGAAGCCTGAGCCTAAACCTGATCCTAAACCTGATCCTAAACCTGAGCCTAAGACTGAGCCTAAGACTGAGCCTAAACCTGAGCCTAAGTCTGATTCTTCATTAGAAACAACGAATTATGGTAACTTTTGGACAGTGTGCAGAAACAACAGATGCAAGACATATTGGGAATTCAAGAGGGATTGTCTTAACAAGGCCTTAACTTGTCAAAACTGCAGTCAGTGGTTTGTTGCGACCGAAGTAATTCCAGTGGCACACAATGGGAGGCCAGTCATCATAATGAGTCCTTGTAATCAGCCAATGCGCAAAAGCACTTTCTCAACTTCAGCATCTAACAATTCAAATGGCGCCATAAGAATGAAAAGATG TGAGAATTTCCAAGCGACCGAGATAATTCCATACATAGTCAATGGAAGGCCAGTCATCACATCGAGTCTTCTTCCCTTTGGTAAGTCATCAAGCAGCAAAAACACAACTagtgatgcttcttcttctactagcTCAGCATCATCATCTGCTAGCGCAAAGCCAAATACTGCATATTCAAGTGAAGACGCACTGAAAAGATTTTTTCCCGAGTCACGAGAAAAGATCGCTGCTGATTTTGCTTTTGCTGCTGCTGGAGGAAATGCAAACGTTGCAAAGAGTTTTTACAAGAAGATGACAACAGGAAATAAAAACTCTGCTTTTGAAACAGAGACCGATGACAACAGGAAGTGCCAAGTAGTCTAG
- the LOC104733484 gene encoding trithorax group protein osa-like has protein sequence MDIAEKRVSEKDYNGAKKFVNKAQVLYPNIDGLQQVLMMIDVYISATNKINGEADWYGVLGVDPLADDEALKRQYKKLALLLHPDKNKFKGAEGAFKLVSQAWCLLSNKVKRSGYDQKRKSKDANPGMQKPPNPTHKPAPHNGNENARGGVDPSARATSDHKPASGMPKQPNPPKPAASSNGNQNARGGVDPSAGATSNHKPASGMPKGPKPPNPHKPASHSGNQNARGGVDPSDKATSDHKPTSGMAKPPNSHKPATSSDGYQNARGGVDPSAKATSDHKPASGMPEPPNPHKPAASSNGNQNARGGLDPSAGATSNHKPACGMPNTQKPSSSSGHQNARDRVDLSPKPSCYKPAPASAPADSSKQHTDSMLFWTMCNRCTTQYPYLTGFCHIQPVHCRNCGQVIIATQVVKPVNCSSSPQQQQNSAQNKATNKSINGASASVRNPSPSAAQKTPQGSAKSQATNQNTNGTFFSGRVSSPRESVVRPVNRSSFPTEQQHWSVQNKATNKSTNEASSSTSAAPKPPQASAKSRAANKNTNGASSSQRVSSPSVSATVNIPQWNCSVSVTANSGSIKATNQAQEILKRVHGESHATAGKVLKKPRVEKDAL, from the exons ATGGATATCGCTGAGAAGAGAGTTTCAGAGAAAGATTACAATGGAGCCAAGAAATTTGTTAACAAAGCTCAGGTTTTGTATCCAAACATTGATGGTTTGCAACAAGTGTTGATGATGATCGATGTTTACATCTCTGCAACCAACAAGATCAACGGAGAAGCTGATTGGTACGGAGTTCTCGGTGTAGACCCTTTGGCTGATGATGAAGCGTTGAAGAGACAGTACAAGAAGTTGGCTCTTTTGCTTCATCCTgataaaaacaagtttaaagGCGCGGAAGGTGCGTTTAAACTGGTATCACAAGCTTGGTGTTTGTTATCTAATAAGGTCAAGAGAAGTGGTTATGATCAAAAGAGGAAGTCGAAAGATGCAAATCCCGGGATGCAGAAACCACCAAACCCAACACACAAGCCTGCGCCTCATAATGGGAATGAAAATGCTAGAGGAGGTGTGGATCCGAGTGCTAGGGCTACAAGTGATCATAAGCCTGCTAGTGGGATGccaaaacaaccaaatccaCCCAAGCCAGCAGCATCTTCTAACGGGAATCAAAATGCTCGAGGCGGTGTGGATCCGAGCGCTGGGGCTACAAGCAATCATAAGCCTGCTAGTGGGATGCCAAAAGGCCCAAAACCACCAAATCCACACAAGCCTGCTTCTCATAGTGGGAATCAAAATGCTAGAGGTGGTGTGGATCCGAGTGATAAGGCTACAAGTGATCATAAGCCTACTAGTGGGATGGCAAAACCACCAAATTCACACAAGCCAGCAACATCTTCTGATGGTTATCAAAACGCTAGAGGTGGTGTGGATCCGAGTGCTAAGGCTACAAGTGATCATAAGCCTGCTAGTGGGATGCCAGAGCCACCAAATCCACACAAGCCTGCAGCATCTTCCAATGGGAATCAGAACGCTAGAGGTGGTCTGGATCCGAGTGCTGGGGCTACAAGTAATCATAAGCCTGCTTGTGGGATGCCAAATACACAGAAACCATCATCTTCTAGCGGGCATCAAAATGCTAGAGACCGTGTGGATCTGAGCCCTAAACCTAGCTGTTATAAGCCTGCCCCTGCCTCTGCCCCTGCTGATTCATCAAAACAGCATACAGATAGTATGTTGTTTTGGACAATGTGCAATAGATGCACGACACAATATCCATATCTGACGGGGTTTTGTCATATCCAGCCCGTACATTGTCGTAACTGTGGTCAGGTTATCATAGCAACTCAAGTTGTGAAGCCAGTCAACTGCTCATCATCtcctcaacaacaacagaacAGTGCCCAAAATaaagcaacaaacaaaagcaTCAATGGAGCTTCTGCTTCTGTGAGAAATCCTTCTCCATCTGCAGCTCAGAAAACTCCACAAGGAAGTGCCAAAAGCCAAgcaacaaaccaaaacacaaatggAACCTTTTTTTCAGGGAGAGTTTCTTCACCAAGGGAAAGTGTTGTAAGGCCAGTCAACCGCTCATCATTTCCTACAGAACAACAACATTGGAGTGTCCAAAATaaagcaacaaacaaaagcaCCAACGAAGCTTCTTCATCGACTAGTGCAGCTCCAAAACCTCCACAAGCAAGTGCGAAAAGTCGAGcagcaaacaaaaacacaaatggaGCCTCTTCTTCACAGAGAGTTTCTTCACCGTCTGTTAGTGCAACCGTGAACATCCCACAG TGGAATTGTTCAGTGTCAGTAACGGCCAATTCTGGTAGCATAAAGGCCACAAATCAAGCAcaagaaattttgaaaagagtACATGGGGAGTCACATGCTACTGCAGGGAAGGTTCTTAAGAAGCCGAGGGTAGAGAAG GATGCTTTATGA
- the LOC104731611 gene encoding cyclin-T1-2-like has product MDEALDLDEALDLDENASGNDSDVSSVASNRYDEEIIPWFFTREDIETASPSRRDGIDLNMENSLRNSYCAFLDNLGRRLELPQVTIATATVFCHRFFIRQSHAKNDRWTIATVCMLLAGKVLETPVALKDVIIASYEIIHKKDLSDAQKKEVYEQQKELVISGEELVLYTLNFDLYISLPYRPLVEAIMRFTVDDAKTDLAQLAWNLVNDCRRTTLCLQYKPDHIAAGTLFLAAELLKMDLQSYGEVLCQDFDIPACQLEDIRGQIHEIYERIPTSQESKAESSGGVAVVHQPLSRDMASTDKCPSSDIEVGSSKVNLSQSDDRDDHSVHTIIVETSDNAAVSQLEKDLQVLQEEVDYAKQEKDKKSFDKDIQKRDLMDEKDLSKREAEEEDSITRRQSLMNPDDNRSVEHSELLDANHSGVDG; this is encoded by the exons ATGGATGAAGCATTGGATTTGGATGAAGCACTGGATTTGGATGAGAATGCTTCTGGAAATGACAGCGATGTTTCGTCAGTCGCGAGCAATCGTTATGATGAAGAGATTATCCCTTGGTTTTTTACAAGAGAAGATATCGAAACAGCCTCACCTTCGAGGCGAGATGGTATTGATTTGAATATGGAAAATAGCCTACGCAACTCTTACTGTGCCTTTTTGGATAATCTCGGCCGAAGATTGGAACT TCCCCAGGTAACGATAGCCACTGCTACAGTATTCTGTCACCGATTCTTCATTCGTCAATCGCACGCCAAGAATGACAGATGG ACAATTGCAACAGTCTGCATGCTCCTAGCTGGGAAGGTTCTGGAAACTCCAGTGGCTTTAAAAGACGTTATTATTGCCTCTTATGAGATTATACACAAGAAGGATCTTTCGGATGCtcagaaaaag GAAGTATATGAGCAACAGAAAGAGCTTGTAATAAGTGGAGAGGAGCTTGTTCTTTATACATTAAACTTTGATCTCTATATTAGTCTCCCTTATAGACCTCTTGTCGAAGCAATTATGAGGTTTACGGTTGACGATGCTAAGACCGATCTTGCCCAACTTGCATGGAATCTTGTCAACGATTG TCGGCGGACGACTCTCTGCCTGCAGTATAAGCCTGATCACATAGCGGCTGGTACTCTTTTCCTTGCTGCTGAGCTCCTAAAAATGGACTTACAATCATATGGAGAGGTCTTGTGTCAAGATTTTGATATCCCAGCTTGTCAATTAGAGG ATATTCGAGGCCAAATACATGAAATTTATGAGAGAATTCCTACATCTCAAGAAAGCAAAGCTGAAAGTAGTGGTGGTGTAGCTGTAGTGCATCAACCTTTATCCAGAGATATGGCTTCCACAGATAAGTGTCCAAGTTCTGATATCGAAGTTGGCTCATCGAAAGTCAATCTAAGCCAGAGCGATGATCGAGATGACCATTCTGTTCATACAATAATTGTTGAGACAAGTGATAATGCTGCGGTCAGCCAATTGGAGAAAGACTTGCAAGTGCTTCAAGAGGAGGTGGATTATGCTAAACAAGAGAAAGATAAGAAGTCCTTTGACAAAGATATACAGAAGAGGGATTTGATGGATGAGAAGGACTTGAGTaaaagagaagcagaagaagaggatagCATTACGAGAAGACAAAGCTTGATGAACCCTGATGACAACAGGAGTGTGGAACACAGTGAGCTTCTAGATGCAAACCACTCAGGTGTTGATGGCTGA
- the LOC104731613 gene encoding uncharacterized protein LOC104731613, which yields MVGKSVKLSSQDVTPVKLISRGLVSDSVARNIKVCRNKGDLSDISDAEVAGYLSNKEEFILKKRAWELMNPEYQKGKRRKVTNEKKKDPANKTALSKKPSATTTASNVETENSKRPSLEINYDALDKLFGDDNSPKRDNLEKSVGVGDQVEYPNQSSEESLLKSQGSEEEEPAWGEDYSNEDAYRGDEECYGNEDLEFEDEVEEEDEGIIW from the exons ATG GTTGGGAAATCAGTAAAATTATCCTCGCAAGATGTTACACCGGTTAAACTTATTAGTCGAGGTTTAGTATCTGATTCAGTTGCTAGAAACATCAAAGTGTGCCGCAACAAAGGGGACTTATCTGATATCAGTGATGCTGAG GTTGCTGGTTATCTAAGTAATAAAGAAGAATTCATTTTGAAGAAGAGAGCATGGGAATTGATGAACCCTGAATACCAAAAG GGAAAGAGGAGGAAAGTCACcaatgagaaaaagaaggatCCTGCTAATAAGACTGCTCTTAGTAAGAAACCTTCTGCAACTACAACCGCAAGCAATGTAGAAACTGAAAATTCAAAG AGACCGAGTTTGGAAATCAATTACGATGCCTTGGATAAGCTATTTGGTGAT GACAACTCTCCAAAGAGGGATAATCTAGAGAAATCAGTCGGTGTTGGTGACCAAGTGGAATATCCAAATCAAAGCAGTGAAGAAAGTCTATTGAAATCTCAAggctctgaagaagaagaaccagccTGGGGTGAGGATTACAGTAATGAAGATGCATATAGAGGAGATGAAGAATGCTATGGTAATGAAGATCTTGAATttgaagatgaagttgaagaagaagatgaagggatTATTTGGTGA
- the LOC104731614 gene encoding iron-sulfur protein NUBPL-like, whose translation MATTVAILRSLRRRELYASSVSAFKFFSSASAGGRTTELKLHGVKDIIAVASGKGGVGKSSTAVNLAVALANKCELKIGLLDADVYGPSVPIMMKINQKPQVNQDMKMIPVENYGVKCMSMGLLVEKDAPLVWRGPMVMSALAKMTRGVDWGNLDILVVDMPPGTGDAQISISQNLKLSGAVIVSTPQDVALADANRGIAMFDKVRVPILGLVENMSCFVCPHCNEPSFIFGKEGARRTAAKKGLKLIGEIPLEMTIREGSDEGVPVVVSSPGSIVSKAYENLAQNVVKGLKELRDNPENEIQMKLNVPHSSGSS comes from the exons ATGGCCACCACCGTCGCGATTCTGCGATCACTCCGCCGCCGTGAACTCTACGCATCTTCCGTCTCTGCCTTTAAATTCTTC AGCTCTGCTAGCGCCGGAGGGAGGACGACGGAGCTCAAATTACATGGAGTCAAAGATATCATCGCCGTTGCTTCCGGTAAAGGCGGAGTTGGAAAGTCTTCGACAGCTG TTAACTTAGCTGTTGCATTGGCCAACAAATGTGAACTGAAGATTGGGTTGCTTGATGCGGATGTATACGGACCATCTGTTCCAATCATGATGAAAATCAATCAAAAGCCTCAAGTTAACCAAG ATATGAAGATGATTCCAGTTGAGAACTATGGAGTTAAATGCATGTCAATGGGACTTCTTGTTGAAAAAGATGCTCCCCTTGTGTGGAGAGGTCCTATG GTGATGAGTGCTCTTGCTAAGATGACAAGAGGAGTTGATTGGGGGAACCTTGATATTCTTGTTGTTGATATGCCTCCTGGAACCGGTGATGCTCAAATTTCCATATCTCAAAACCTGAAACTctcag GTGCTGTAATTGTATCAACTCCACAAGATGTTGCGCTTGCTGATGCCAATCGAGGAATCGCCATGTTTGACAAAGTTAGAGTACCT ATCTTGGGACTTGTGGAGAACATGAGTTGCTTTGTTTGTCCTCACTGTAACGAACCTTCTTTCATATTTGGGAAAGAAGGAGCACGCCGCACTGCTGCTAAAAAGGGTTTGAAACTTATCGGCGAG ATTCCACTGGAAATGACGATCAGAGAAGGTTCTGATGAAGGTGTTCCTGTGGTTGTTTCTTCACCGGGTTCTATAGTATCAAAAGCTTATGAAAATCTAGCTCAAAACGTGGTGAAAGGACTCAAGGAGCTAAGAGATAATCCAGAGAATGAGATTCAGATGAAGCTAAATGTTCCACATTCCAGCGGCTCATCATAG